From the Chryseobacterium fluminis genome, the window ATGCTGCAGAATGGGGAATATATCTCGCCGGCTACACAGACTTTACTCATGGAGTCGGTAAAAAATCCCGGTTTTATTAATCCGCTGTCCCGTCTCACAGAGCGGGAATTACAGATTGCAGAAATGTATGCGGCCGGATATGGAAATCTCGAAATTGCAAATCAGCTGGACGTTAAACAAAATACAGTAAGTACGATTAAAAGAAGAATATTCGACAAACTTCAGATAGACAATATCGTAGCGCTGATCGAACTGATCAAAAGTACATAATAAAATTGTAGATAAATATCTACAGGTCTTTCGATATATATCTACAGGGTTTGTCATAATGCTTCATCTATATCTTAGTACCTTTGTGAAGCAAATAAGAAAATTATTAAAAAAAATTTGGTTCTGCTTACAACACAAATGATGAGAAAGAATCAAAGCTGACACAACACAAATGATCGAAAAATCCAAAACCTCCGAATTATCGGAGATTTTGGATTTTACCTTCAGAAATGATATTGAATTTTTGTGTGCAATTATGGCTCATCGCTTTTTGTAGAAAAATATCTATAATGCCGACGATATATATCTACACTTATTAAGAGGATTGATTGATGAGATGTTGGTAAATTTGTAATCGAAAAAAGAACGAGATATTTTTAATTAACCTTTTGATTTCTATAAAACACAAATGATGAAAAAGAATTGAAATTTCTCACAAACACAAACACAAATGGTTAATGAACCTCCGAGGCTACTTGGAGGTTTTTTGGTTAATATTTTTAAATGCAGGAATTGAATAGAGATGCTTCGTGTAATAATAAACCGCAGAGCATGAAAAGTAACTAATTGATATTTAGTTATAAAATAAGATAATTATAGAAAACATCGATCGTTTGAAAGATATATATCTATAGAATTAATGATGTATAATTATTTCTATATTGATATTTTTGTACCACAAAGCAACAAATGAAACTGATCTTGGTTTTGACAGACATTAAGATGAGTAGAAGTAATGATCAAAGCACAAATGATGGAAAAATCGAAGCTCCGAAATTTTTCGGAGCTTTTGGTTTAATTAGTGACCTTAGAAACAAAACGTAATTAAACCTCTGTATCATTATAAAAATATAGCACCGTATCCATAAAAAGATGCCGGCTTCTTTTTTTTAAATCTGCTTTAAAAGATAAAATAGCGTAGTATGTTTATATGACTGTATCTGATGATTGTTACTATATATAATCGTGATATGAAAAATATTACATCACATAAAAAATGCCCGCAAAATACTGCAGACATCTTTTCCTTAACTAAGTTATTTATTTTGTGAATTTTAGTGGATATTTCACATTTTTATAATCATCAATACTGGCTTTCAGGGATCCGACAGCCAGTTCGGCTTTCAGCAGCATCGGAACATGATTGGCGTCATTAGAGACCCACATGGTCACGCCTTCTTTTTCCTTGAAAACCCTTCCGCTTTTTACAGACGGAATAATCTTTAAACAATTAATCGTTCCGAATTTGGTTTTTAAATTTTCTGTGCCTACTACTTTCAGCTGAAAAGGAAACATTTCATCATCAATCCATATATTCATATTGATGACAGTTCCTACTTTCAATTCAGCAGGGCTTTTGCTTCTCAGATAATAAAAGCACGAAAGCATATCCTGAACACCTTTGACAGATTTGATCACCTTAGAACCGTTGGCAGGAGTTTTTTTATCTGTTAAAATCAAAGTATTGTTATTATGATTGAAAACCGTTTCAAAATGCTGACGGTAGCTGCCTTCTTTGACATTTCTCACATAAAAGCTGGGAAGTTCCGTCTGGATATTGATAAAACTTTCATATAAGTCCTCTACTTTAAAGAAAGCTTTAACAGCGCCTGTCGTAGATCCGGTACCTTTTACATAGAGGTGTGGAGCGCCGAGATAGGTTGTTGTTTTTGTGGTTAAATTAGCAGTACCGGCATTTAGAAATCCATAATGAATCCGGAGGGTTATCGATTCGCCGTTGGCTATATTATCAATCTGAGCTGTTCCCAGACCAAACATCAGTAAAGTTAAAAAAATGAATACTTTCTTCATATCAAGTGGTTTACAAAAAGGTTGCCAATAATAAGCGTTCATGGTATTTGATAAATCTCAGTTTTTTATTTAGACTGAATTAAATAGGCTTCGCATTAAA encodes:
- a CDS encoding DUF3108 domain-containing protein, whose product is MKKVFIFLTLLMFGLGTAQIDNIANGESITLRIHYGFLNAGTANLTTKTTTYLGAPHLYVKGTGSTTGAVKAFFKVEDLYESFINIQTELPSFYVRNVKEGSYRQHFETVFNHNNNTLILTDKKTPANGSKVIKSVKGVQDMLSCFYYLRSKSPAELKVGTVINMNIWIDDEMFPFQLKVVGTENLKTKFGTINCLKIIPSVKSGRVFKEKEGVTMWVSNDANHVPMLLKAELAVGSLKASIDDYKNVKYPLKFTK